From a region of the Paenibacillus segetis genome:
- a CDS encoding type 1 glutamine amidotransferase family protein — translation MNNTVYLYVFDTMADWEIGYLTAELNSGRYYKKGLAPSKIVTVGIDKTPVTTMGGLTILPDIKLDECSIEKSDLLILPGGNTWTETIHHPLLTIAERCLREGIWVAAICGATMGLAQTGLLNSRGHTSNDLEYLKMICPTYTGEKYYKMESAVTDGKLITASGIAPLEFSVHILKALDVFSPKTLDAWYSLNKTNDPKYYYELMNSIQ, via the coding sequence ATGAATAATACGGTATATCTCTATGTGTTTGACACAATGGCAGACTGGGAAATAGGTTACTTAACTGCCGAACTGAACTCGGGAAGATATTATAAAAAGGGACTGGCCCCATCAAAAATAGTTACCGTGGGAATTGATAAGACTCCAGTAACTACAATGGGCGGACTTACAATACTGCCTGACATCAAATTGGATGAGTGCAGCATTGAAAAATCAGATCTATTGATTTTACCAGGTGGAAATACGTGGACAGAAACCATTCACCACCCCCTCTTAACAATCGCTGAGAGGTGTTTAAGGGAAGGTATATGGGTTGCAGCGATTTGTGGTGCTACAATGGGACTTGCCCAGACAGGATTGCTGAATTCACGTGGGCATACAAGCAATGATCTGGAATACCTTAAAATGATCTGTCCCACTTATACAGGAGAAAAGTATTACAAAATGGAGTCTGCTGTAACTGATGGAAAACTGATCACAGCATCTGGAATAGCTCCATTGGAATTTTCTGTACATATCTTGAAAGCTTTGGATGTGTTTTCTCCAAAAACATTAGACGCCTGGTATAGCCTTAATAAGACTAATGATCCTAAATATTACTATGAGTTGATGAATTCAATACAATGA
- a CDS encoding copper amine oxidase N-terminal domain-containing protein, which translates to MYKKLNYILIAFITTTLFFAAYNTATATAAIKIFVNTKEVVMDQKPIIKNGRTLVPLRFISEYLGHDVKWDPKKKVVTIVYSIENINYTVTLPIGQKTATKTPSSYLNKYSQEDIVHIQSDVNSQIINGRTVVPLRFIGELLGIDVRFDYQNKDIYISSLGVNLIPSDFEKEVYDKELRKVKDFGKPTVNYEKFLALDADHFNSIDLDYLFARKPSVDLFGAPEAFRDGFNEVIISGPIQIDYLNMMIYKGKDLPILSYPDVTVESTATIKEGMTYDEVVKIFGGPGVLSGKGTLREEYKWASSSEKGEAYITFVKKDSSLNVTPSPYRSYSWEYTY; encoded by the coding sequence ATGTATAAAAAATTAAATTATATTTTAATAGCTTTTATTACGACAACTCTATTTTTTGCAGCTTATAATACGGCTACTGCTACTGCTGCTATTAAAATCTTTGTAAATACTAAAGAAGTAGTAATGGATCAGAAACCTATAATAAAAAATGGCCGTACCCTTGTGCCACTTCGATTTATATCTGAATATTTAGGTCATGATGTAAAATGGGATCCGAAAAAGAAAGTAGTTACTATTGTTTACTCTATTGAAAATATAAACTACACGGTTACCTTACCCATTGGCCAAAAAACGGCTACTAAAACTCCCAGCTCTTATTTGAATAAGTACAGCCAAGAAGATATAGTACATATTCAATCAGATGTAAATAGTCAGATTATTAATGGAAGAACTGTTGTCCCCTTAAGATTTATAGGTGAATTACTTGGTATAGATGTCCGCTTTGATTATCAGAACAAAGATATATATATTTCTAGTTTAGGCGTGAACTTAATCCCATCTGATTTTGAAAAAGAGGTTTATGATAAAGAATTACGTAAGGTGAAAGATTTTGGTAAACCTACTGTCAATTATGAAAAATTCCTAGCTCTCGATGCGGATCATTTCAACTCCATCGATCTTGATTATCTTTTTGCTAGAAAACCTAGTGTTGACTTGTTCGGAGCCCCCGAAGCTTTCCGTGATGGCTTCAATGAAGTCATAATATCCGGGCCCATTCAAATCGATTACCTAAATATGATGATATATAAGGGAAAGGATTTACCCATTTTAAGCTACCCAGATGTTACAGTCGAAAGTACTGCTACTATTAAAGAAGGCATGACCTATGATGAAGTAGTCAAAATATTTGGTGGTCCTGGAGTATTATCAGGTAAAGGTACTCTTCGAGAGGAATACAAATGGGCATCGTCTTCAGAGAAAGGAGAAGCCTATATCACATTTGTTAAAAAGGACTCTTCTCTTAATGTCACACCATCTCCATATAGATCGTATTCTTGGGAATATACTTATTGA
- a CDS encoding glycoside hydrolase family 3 N-terminal domain-containing protein, with the protein MHITATEVEQMNLKMMTIFGAVIGSMLVWAGSAAAEERFTDLQHAKWAEDSINYMAKRGTVAGYGNGKFMPERHVTRAQAVTFMVRELYPQQLQVATKGTNYSDVPTTHPFYREIAIAEKNGLASGFPDGTFHPDTAMSRAETAAFLTRAYSLVTGKQPASLKDTENHWAAAPILIMNSNGLIGGYTDGTYRPDRPVTRAEFAVFMTRVIRFEREAAIQDHDWDKLISYMTVSEQVGQMLMPDIRQWNGQVTTTVNEGIKRSIHDQDLGGLILFDKNIVDVRQVTTLTHHLQMEAGDIPLFLGIDQEGGVVKRIPGGTNLPGQMALGATGDAALAEAAGRLTGEELKALGLQVNFAPVLDINSNPDNPIIGMRSFSSDADLVSRLGIATIKGLRQSGVIAAVKHFPGHGDTTVDSHLGMPVLTHNRERLDAVELKPFRASIENGVEMIMTAHIAFPAVDNEHIISLKDGSSVPIPATLSKKVLTGLLRGELGYKGVIISDAFTMNAIAEHFGENTAVERAVSAGVDIILMPQDPAAAHQTLVNAVNSGTIPKETIHNSVKRILELKSKYGLFDRGESLTHKLSALNDIIGSEVHRTVERKIAERAVTLLASRDGALPDQIHQGDRVVIVAAEQEQAKQLERQLLQAASNLSLKTEISVIGQGNKAEALKAIEKADYVILATYQFRNVASQFGWTDVQTLIQEMNERNKRYALLSLGNPYETIFLQNVRSGLAVYGKQEPNTTAGIKVLLGQLEAGGVLPVTMDQSRVSDN; encoded by the coding sequence ATGCATATAACAGCTACAGAGGTGGAACAGATGAATTTGAAAATGATGACGATATTCGGTGCCGTAATCGGTTCAATGCTCGTTTGGGCAGGAAGTGCGGCTGCGGAAGAACGGTTTACTGATCTGCAGCATGCGAAGTGGGCAGAAGACAGCATTAACTATATGGCTAAAAGGGGAACAGTTGCCGGATATGGCAATGGGAAGTTTATGCCCGAGAGGCATGTAACAAGAGCGCAAGCCGTAACTTTCATGGTTCGGGAGCTCTATCCTCAACAGTTGCAAGTTGCAACGAAAGGAACAAATTATTCAGATGTTCCAACAACACATCCTTTTTATCGTGAAATCGCTATTGCGGAAAAAAACGGGCTGGCCAGCGGATTTCCTGACGGCACCTTTCATCCAGATACAGCGATGAGCCGAGCAGAGACGGCTGCCTTCCTTACACGCGCATATTCACTTGTAACAGGGAAGCAACCAGCAAGTTTGAAGGATACGGAGAATCATTGGGCAGCAGCACCAATTCTCATTATGAACTCTAACGGATTGATCGGTGGATATACGGATGGCACCTATCGGCCGGATCGACCTGTCACTCGGGCGGAGTTTGCCGTGTTTATGACCCGGGTGATTCGATTTGAACGTGAAGCAGCTATTCAGGATCACGATTGGGATAAGCTGATATCTTATATGACCGTCAGTGAGCAAGTCGGCCAAATGCTCATGCCTGATATTAGGCAATGGAATGGTCAAGTGACAACTACCGTCAATGAAGGAATTAAACGCAGCATCCACGATCAGGACTTGGGCGGACTAATTCTGTTTGACAAAAATATTGTAGACGTACGGCAGGTTACAACACTCACACATCATCTGCAAATGGAAGCAGGTGACATTCCGCTGTTTCTCGGCATCGACCAAGAAGGAGGCGTTGTTAAGCGAATCCCCGGCGGGACGAATCTGCCAGGTCAAATGGCGCTTGGCGCAACCGGTGACGCGGCACTGGCCGAAGCGGCAGGAAGGCTGACAGGGGAAGAGCTGAAGGCGCTCGGGCTGCAGGTCAATTTTGCCCCGGTGCTCGACATTAACAGTAATCCAGACAACCCGATCATCGGGATGCGTTCGTTTAGCTCGGATGCGGACTTGGTATCACGGCTTGGGATCGCAACAATAAAAGGGCTGCGTCAATCTGGAGTCATTGCGGCAGTTAAACATTTTCCGGGGCATGGTGACACGACTGTAGACTCCCATCTGGGAATGCCGGTGTTGACACATAACCGCGAACGACTCGATGCGGTCGAACTGAAACCGTTTCGCGCCTCGATCGAGAACGGGGTGGAGATGATCATGACCGCCCATATTGCTTTCCCCGCAGTAGATAACGAGCACATTATTTCGCTTAAGGACGGAAGCAGCGTGCCGATCCCTGCCACGTTATCTAAAAAGGTGCTGACAGGACTGCTTCGTGGAGAGCTTGGTTATAAAGGCGTTATCATTTCTGATGCCTTCACCATGAATGCGATAGCGGAGCATTTTGGGGAGAATACAGCAGTGGAACGTGCGGTCTCCGCAGGTGTCGATATCATCCTTATGCCGCAAGATCCAGCAGCTGCACATCAAACACTGGTTAACGCGGTGAATAGCGGGACGATCCCGAAAGAAACCATCCATAATTCGGTGAAACGAATATTAGAGCTTAAATCAAAATATGGTTTGTTTGACCGCGGCGAAAGCCTTACGCATAAGTTGAGCGCACTTAACGATATCATCGGATCCGAGGTGCATCGCACAGTGGAGCGGAAAATTGCTGAACGAGCGGTCACATTATTGGCCAGCCGCGACGGTGCGCTTCCGGATCAAATCCATCAAGGAGACCGGGTTGTTATTGTCGCAGCTGAGCAGGAACAGGCCAAGCAGCTTGAGAGACAGCTGCTGCAAGCCGCCAGCAACCTATCGCTTAAGACGGAGATTTCTGTTATCGGTCAAGGAAACAAGGCGGAAGCGCTTAAAGCTATTGAAAAGGCGGATTACGTCATCCTGGCCACTTACCAGTTCCGTAACGTAGCCAGTCAGTTTGGATGGACCGATGTTCAAACGTTGATCCAAGAGATGAACGAGCGTAATAAGCGATACGCGCTTTTATCTCTTGGTAACCCGTATGAGACGATCTTTTTGCAGAACGTACGCTCAGGACTTGCAGTTTACGGAAAACAGGAGCCCAATACAACCGCCGGGATCAAAGTGCTGCTCGGCCAATTGGAAGCCGGGGGCGTACTGCCAGTGACAATGGATCAAAGTAGGGTAAGTGATAATTAA
- a CDS encoding DUF2975 domain-containing protein, producing the protein MGNFAANLYPNIFPMKYLVFIVMYGAAIPFYFALYQAFNLLRYIDDNTAFTELSVKALKYIKLCAITISGLYVLGMPLFHFIAKKVDPPIGLIVLIIIFVSLVIAVFAAILQRLLQEAINIESEIDLTV; encoded by the coding sequence ATGGGGAATTTCGCAGCAAATTTGTATCCAAATATTTTCCCAATGAAATATCTCGTTTTCATCGTGATGTATGGAGCAGCCATACCTTTTTACTTTGCTCTCTATCAGGCTTTTAATCTTTTACGGTACATCGACGATAACACAGCTTTCACGGAATTATCTGTAAAGGCATTAAAGTACATAAAACTCTGCGCGATAACAATCAGTGGTTTGTATGTATTAGGTATGCCACTCTTTCATTTTATAGCGAAGAAAGTTGACCCTCCTATTGGATTAATCGTACTCATCATCATTTTTGTTTCGTTGGTTATCGCCGTTTTTGCTGCTATCCTCCAACGGCTTCTACAAGAAGCGATTAACATAGAATCAGAAATTGATTTGACGGTCTGA
- a CDS encoding NAD-dependent epimerase/dehydratase family protein, translated as MKVFVTGATGYIGGSVAKVLIDAGHDIYGLVRDPKKVDALKQIGIKPVLGTLEDIEVLTKYSKLSDAVIHTADSDHRGAVETFISALRGTGKAFLHTSGSSVVGDDARGDSKSENIYDEETPFVPMDIRADRVAINNLVRKAGIDDWVRSVVIVPSMIYGNALGLPTESDQLPQVIRKSKMVGAGVHVGKGVNRWSNVHIKDLADLYRLALEKAASASYFFAENGEESFQDIAKSISETLGFEGKTMSWPADEAIAELGDWARFAIASNSRVRAVHARNLLDWKPSEEPMLSWIKNNS; from the coding sequence ATGAAAGTATTCGTGACAGGTGCTACAGGTTATATAGGTGGATCCGTGGCCAAGGTGCTGATTGATGCCGGGCATGACATCTACGGTCTGGTGCGTGATCCGAAGAAGGTGGACGCACTTAAACAAATCGGTATTAAGCCCGTGTTGGGCACGCTGGAAGACATTGAAGTGCTGACTAAGTATTCTAAATTAAGTGACGCGGTCATTCATACTGCCGATTCAGATCACAGGGGAGCTGTGGAGACCTTTATCAGCGCCTTGCGCGGTACCGGCAAAGCATTCCTGCATACATCGGGTTCTAGTGTGGTCGGAGATGATGCCCGGGGCGATTCTAAAAGTGAGAATATTTATGACGAGGAGACGCCGTTTGTTCCCATGGATATCCGCGCTGACCGGGTCGCTATCAACAATTTGGTGCGCAAGGCAGGAATAGATGATTGGGTCAGAAGTGTGGTTATCGTACCTTCCATGATCTATGGCAATGCGCTAGGATTACCGACGGAAAGCGATCAACTGCCCCAGGTTATCCGCAAATCGAAGATGGTCGGAGCGGGCGTTCATGTCGGCAAAGGTGTGAACCGCTGGTCCAATGTTCATATCAAGGATTTGGCCGATTTATATCGATTGGCTTTAGAAAAAGCAGCTTCAGCTTCTTATTTCTTCGCAGAGAATGGAGAGGAATCATTCCAGGATATTGCCAAATCCATCAGTGAAACACTTGGTTTTGAAGGAAAAACGATGAGTTGGCCGGCCGACGAAGCCATTGCAGAACTGGGTGATTGGGCTCGCTTTGCCATTGCATCCAACAGTCGTGTACGTGCGGTACATGCAAGAAATCTGCTGGACTGGAAACCTTCAGAAGAACCTATGCTGAGCTGGATTAAGAACAACTCATAA
- a CDS encoding helix-turn-helix transcriptional regulator yields MPKNDNMLAILWMLNSGVKMTAKQISEKLEINIRTVYRYIDALGASGVPIISDTGHNGGYSLLNNFIRAPLLFDIEEKKALLHAAVFAKEAGYPLSEALGNATSKLKMYSNQEQESVLSRHLAGFEVINRMGDPSMQPILAELEQAVANEFSVEIDYRTRRDDQPKTRVIDPYGMVYWNNKWYIVAFCHLRNEIRSFRVGRILQIKRTQNIFKRSEAFLAREFFVRNLLPDLVGKDGLIAVIIEGRSEALDDLCLHWFLGHHLKERTPNQAIFLLEEKSILTYVPNFLLSYGKSIQVIEPQSLKEKLVDVVSELMEYYQL; encoded by the coding sequence ATGCCAAAAAACGATAATATGCTGGCAATCCTATGGATGCTGAATTCGGGAGTTAAAATGACCGCAAAACAAATATCCGAAAAGTTAGAAATAAATATAAGGACAGTCTATCGGTATATTGATGCGCTAGGTGCCAGTGGAGTGCCTATAATATCCGACACTGGTCATAATGGCGGGTATAGCTTGCTGAATAATTTTATCAGAGCACCTCTGCTATTTGATATTGAAGAAAAAAAAGCACTTCTTCATGCTGCTGTTTTTGCAAAAGAAGCCGGATACCCTTTGAGTGAGGCATTAGGTAATGCGACATCCAAATTGAAAATGTATTCGAATCAGGAACAGGAAAGTGTTCTCAGCCGTCATTTAGCCGGATTTGAAGTTATAAACCGTATGGGAGACCCTTCTATGCAGCCAATATTGGCGGAATTGGAGCAAGCTGTAGCAAACGAATTCTCTGTAGAAATTGATTATCGCACACGTCGTGATGATCAACCCAAGACTAGGGTGATAGATCCCTATGGAATGGTTTACTGGAACAATAAATGGTATATTGTTGCATTTTGCCACCTGAGAAATGAGATCCGCAGCTTTCGGGTAGGACGGATTTTACAAATCAAGCGTACTCAAAACATATTTAAGCGTTCCGAAGCTTTTTTGGCTCGGGAATTTTTTGTGCGAAATCTATTACCTGATTTAGTCGGCAAGGACGGGTTAATTGCTGTAATTATCGAAGGTAGGTCAGAGGCGTTGGATGACTTATGCCTGCATTGGTTTTTGGGGCATCATCTGAAAGAGCGTACACCAAATCAAGCAATCTTTTTACTTGAGGAAAAATCAATTCTTACCTATGTTCCTAATTTTCTCTTATCCTACGGGAAATCCATTCAAGTAATCGAACCACAGAGTTTGAAGGAAAAACTTGTTGATGTTGTGTCGGAGTTAATGGAATATTATCAACTTTAA
- a CDS encoding GNAT family N-acetyltransferase — MQTSIIRTVEELSNIEHQWREFMRHIENPEIFASWEWVESYIHHLMDPSKELFIIVVTDQDTCVAIAPLCIVSQKIIWRRISTLQFIVADVGDVNLIYIHKDCHGVKVLNQIIQVLLQHQDEWDWIDLYNLQSSNPQTELVKHFFGEQFDLFERKLSVLPYIDLMQYNDMKADKSRIKAIERKERKLLRDHHDVTIKIFEPFDLQKWSNFIELHKQRWQDSLFNQPNNQAFFEEVLLQLHNQERTHLSYIEINGHVAAAWHTMIYADKAYMYMIASPKHYAEYGVGLVLTNRVIRHLMNTSSCLQEIDFLSGQQDYKFYWADRVKINYHIRFINRARRTKLLRAYSFIQFNKQRLISLLTQR; from the coding sequence ATGCAGACGTCAATTATTCGAACTGTGGAGGAATTATCCAACATCGAACATCAATGGCGGGAATTCATGCGTCATATAGAGAATCCTGAAATCTTCGCATCGTGGGAGTGGGTGGAATCGTATATTCATCACTTGATGGACCCTTCGAAAGAACTATTTATTATCGTCGTTACCGATCAAGATACATGCGTAGCCATAGCTCCTTTGTGTATAGTGAGCCAAAAAATCATATGGCGCAGAATAAGTACACTACAGTTTATTGTTGCCGATGTAGGAGATGTAAATCTTATTTACATCCATAAAGACTGTCATGGCGTGAAGGTACTCAACCAAATCATCCAAGTACTCCTGCAGCATCAAGATGAATGGGATTGGATCGACCTGTATAATTTACAATCCAGTAATCCGCAAACAGAGCTGGTTAAGCATTTCTTCGGTGAACAATTTGATCTGTTCGAAAGAAAATTATCTGTTCTCCCATATATCGATTTAATGCAATATAACGATATGAAAGCCGATAAGAGCAGGATTAAAGCAATTGAACGCAAAGAGCGGAAATTATTACGGGATCATCATGATGTAACAATTAAAATCTTTGAGCCCTTTGATCTGCAAAAATGGAGCAACTTTATCGAATTACATAAACAACGTTGGCAGGATAGTTTGTTTAACCAACCTAATAACCAAGCTTTCTTTGAAGAAGTCTTGTTGCAACTCCACAACCAAGAACGCACACACCTCTCATATATTGAAATAAATGGCCATGTTGCTGCAGCTTGGCACACTATGATCTATGCAGACAAAGCATATATGTACATGATCGCATCACCTAAGCATTACGCGGAATATGGAGTTGGGTTGGTATTGACTAATCGAGTGATTCGTCATCTCATGAATACCAGTAGCTGCTTACAAGAAATCGATTTTCTAAGCGGTCAGCAGGATTACAAATTTTACTGGGCAGATCGCGTAAAAATCAACTATCATATCCGGTTCATTAACCGAGCACGTAGAACCAAGCTGCTTCGAGCCTATTCCTTCATTCAATTCAATAAGCAGCGATTGATATCGCTCCTGACACAACGTTAA
- a CDS encoding VOC family protein: MTKELWLNLPVKDLSKSKEFFSKIGFSLHPRHMNSSEMAGLVIGDKKVMVMLFPESAFKGFAGNEIVDTTKGTEVLFSIDAASPEEVDEMVRKAVNAGGTVYGEPGYKDGWMYGSGFADLDGHRWNVLYMDMDKMPHE; this comes from the coding sequence ATGACCAAAGAATTATGGCTCAATTTGCCAGTCAAAGACCTGAGCAAGTCAAAAGAATTTTTCAGCAAAATCGGTTTCTCGCTTCATCCGCGTCATATGAACAGCAGTGAGATGGCCGGCTTAGTCATAGGCGATAAAAAGGTGATGGTGATGCTTTTTCCAGAGTCCGCTTTCAAAGGTTTTGCGGGAAATGAGATTGTCGATACAACGAAGGGAACCGAGGTGTTGTTTTCCATTGATGCGGCAAGCCCGGAAGAAGTAGATGAAATGGTACGCAAGGCTGTTAACGCGGGTGGTACTGTATATGGAGAGCCCGGATACAAGGACGGGTGGATGTACGGTTCCGGATTCGCCGATTTGGACGGCCATCGATGGAATGTGTTGTATATGGATATGGACAAGATGCCACATGAGTAA
- a CDS encoding LysR family transcriptional regulator: MADFEWYRSFCNIYKHNSVSEAAKTRMLTQPAMSQHLASLEAEVGEALFIRTARKMLPTERGKELYSQLAPLIESLEEATMNFRTASLPTLTVIKIGTAHEFYTEKILPQLHRYDFRTNTHFGSAAELLEMLKEDEVEIIITSQKIQTPGIEYLKLMDEQFVIVAPQDYEIPDTDDLEVREQWLTEQPWMSYGLELPIIRRIWREHFKKRPQIRPVHVIPNLHMILKAIGNGTGLSVIPTYLKDEASRVHTKVIYEDLKVKNELFFAYKLKHKHLPQIREIMAVIREEE; the protein is encoded by the coding sequence ATGGCAGATTTTGAGTGGTACAGAAGCTTCTGCAACATTTATAAACATAACTCGGTGTCCGAAGCGGCAAAGACTCGCATGTTGACACAACCAGCAATGAGCCAGCATTTGGCCTCTCTCGAAGCCGAAGTGGGCGAAGCGCTTTTTATTCGAACGGCACGTAAGATGCTACCCACTGAACGAGGGAAGGAATTATACTCCCAGTTGGCCCCCCTAATCGAGTCGCTGGAGGAGGCAACGATGAATTTTAGGACGGCTTCGCTGCCGACGCTTACCGTGATCAAGATAGGAACGGCGCATGAGTTCTATACGGAAAAAATACTTCCCCAGCTACATCGATACGATTTCCGCACTAACACCCATTTTGGCTCTGCCGCTGAATTGCTGGAGATGTTGAAAGAGGATGAGGTGGAAATCATCATTACCTCGCAGAAGATTCAGACGCCTGGCATCGAGTACCTGAAATTAATGGATGAGCAATTTGTGATTGTGGCCCCGCAGGATTATGAAATACCAGACACAGACGATCTCGAAGTCAGAGAGCAATGGTTGACCGAGCAGCCGTGGATGAGTTATGGACTGGAGTTGCCGATTATCCGGAGGATTTGGAGGGAACATTTTAAAAAGCGTCCTCAGATCAGACCCGTTCATGTCATTCCAAATTTACATATGATATTGAAGGCTATTGGCAATGGAACCGGGCTTAGTGTGATACCTACCTATCTGAAAGATGAGGCGTCCAGAGTCCATACGAAGGTGATTTATGAGGATTTAAAGGTGAAAAACGAATTGTTCTTTGCTTATAAACTTAAGCACAAGCATTTGCCCCAGATCCGCGAGATTATGGCGGTCATACGCGAAGAGGAATAG
- a CDS encoding poly(ethylene terephthalate) hydrolase family protein gives MSVLKKRKWILWLSALVLIVAVPITIFMQIIIHSNVPELAEGSIEQRYAQQGSYHVKVEEVKSTSGEALFRIYYPAFQGDESYPIISWGNGTGATPDRYDELLTHLTSWGFIVIDSYSKTTGTGKEIVEAIDYLRNENQLANSLFYQKIQMEHIGVAGHSQGSTGVINAHTNYISGSLIKTIVSIALPDLKHCDPEDVYDTARITVPFLIMGGTRDFLISPVSTNQLALHSTNASTPVMMGMAKGAAHTAIEGNGGNHRGYLTAWMRYRLLDDQEAMKAFHGDSSEMMHNTNWVDVIQANMDDNKFVHQ, from the coding sequence ATGTCGGTTTTGAAAAAACGAAAGTGGATTTTATGGTTGTCAGCTTTAGTCCTTATCGTTGCAGTTCCAATAACAATTTTCATGCAAATAATCATTCATTCTAATGTACCAGAACTTGCAGAAGGAAGCATTGAGCAGCGGTATGCACAGCAAGGAAGCTATCATGTAAAGGTAGAAGAAGTTAAGAGTACGAGCGGAGAGGCTTTATTTAGAATATACTACCCAGCATTTCAAGGAGACGAATCCTATCCTATTATTTCTTGGGGGAATGGCACAGGTGCCACGCCAGATCGTTATGATGAGCTCTTAACTCATCTTACTAGCTGGGGATTCATTGTAATAGATTCCTATAGCAAAACAACAGGAACGGGCAAAGAAATTGTGGAGGCTATTGATTATTTGAGAAATGAAAACCAACTAGCAAACAGCTTGTTTTATCAAAAAATACAAATGGAACATATTGGTGTAGCTGGACATTCTCAAGGGTCTACTGGGGTCATTAATGCTCATACCAACTATATAAGTGGATCGTTGATTAAGACGATTGTATCCATCGCTCTCCCGGATTTGAAGCATTGTGATCCAGAAGATGTGTACGATACAGCACGTATTACCGTTCCTTTCCTCATTATGGGCGGTACACGAGATTTTCTAATCTCACCGGTATCAACGAATCAATTAGCCTTGCATAGTACTAACGCAAGCACGCCTGTTATGATGGGGATGGCAAAAGGTGCAGCTCATACAGCGATTGAAGGTAATGGTGGCAATCATAGGGGTTACTTGACGGCTTGGATGAGATATCGGCTGCTTGATGATCAGGAAGCCATGAAGGCATTTCATGGGGATTCTTCCGAGATGATGCATAATACAAATTGGGTGGACGTTATACAAGCAAATATGGATGATAATAAATTCGTGCATCAATAA
- a CDS encoding helix-turn-helix domain-containing protein encodes MAIIINIDVMLAKRKMSVTMLSERVGITMANLSILKNGKAKAVRFSTLEAICKTLDCQPGDIFR; translated from the coding sequence ATGGCAATTATTATTAATATTGATGTGATGTTAGCAAAACGAAAAATGAGCGTAACGATGCTTTCGGAGAGGGTTGGAATTACAATGGCTAATCTTTCTATTCTGAAAAATGGGAAAGCAAAAGCGGTTCGTTTTTCAACATTAGAAGCGATATGTAAGACTTTGGATTGTCAGCCAGGTGATATTTTTCGTTAA